One Microtus pennsylvanicus isolate mMicPen1 chromosome 10, mMicPen1.hap1, whole genome shotgun sequence genomic window, CTGGGTGGGATGGTAGGTACCCCTCAACTTCACGTTAGACTGCAAGAAGGCAGATGGTAGGCAGGTAGCTTCTGCTTCTGAGAAGACTGGCGTTTCTTAGAAGACTGGTCCACTGGGTTTGGAGTTTAGGACCAACCtgggcaaacaaaacaaaacaaaaagcgcCTGCGGCTGCGTAGGCGTCCTCGCATGGGTCTGGACATGCAATGGGAATCTCTCTGGAATAAGCACTACAGTGAAATAGAGAGGTCACTGGAGGACCGAAGCCAGGATAGCTCCTGaaaggcctccatgctggttccagtttattctcattttatcCTCTAAACCACAGTGTGGTGATTGGGTAAGTAAGTACTGTTTTACAGAAGCCAAAGTGGCAGTCAGCAGGTTGTTAAGGACAACGACCTACTGTTCTAGCTATTTCTCCAGGTCATTCTCTTCCAGGTAGCAAGCGAAGTCATGCTTGGCAAATAGGCCGAACAAGCAGTGCTTTAAGTGAGCCACTAAATAAATCGACAATTCGTCATCCAATAATTGGACTTTTCTACCTAATTCTACTTCCAAAGGAGCAAGCCGAACCGGCTTCCCCAGACACTGGAGGCGTCTCCACGTGGGGTTCATCTCTAGTAGGCGCTTTGGAGACCCCATTCCTGTCTCAGAGTCAGAAACCTGCAAATTCCAGCTCCCGGGGAGGCCCACTACCGGGGACTTCAGGCGGGCTCGGGCGGAGCCACAGGTTCCACCCTCAGAGTGAGCAGGAGGCGGGCGCACGACGGACATCTCCACCGATTGATTGGTCGGCCCCGAGTTGCCAGCCTCGGATTGGTTGCCTGGGACACGTGGCCTAACCGAGGCCTGTGTATTTGGCAGCGGATGCTCTGATCGGGCCGGGGCCTGCCTAGCAGTGCGCCCAGTGCATACCAGCTTGCAAGGTACTCCTAGCTCTTCGGATTCTGATTGTTATAGGCGTAGAATCGGAGCCCGGGATTCTCGCGTCTCTCCGGGTCGGCGATTGCAGAGATCCTTTCGCCATGAGTGTGGGTTTCATCGGCGCGGGCCAGCTGACCTGTGCGCTGGCGCGGGGCTTCACGGCCGCAGGTGAGCGCGTGGTCAGCGTGGTTAGCCTTCCGTCTCACCAGAGTGGATGAGTGAGTGAGGAGtggtgagtgtgtgagtgaatgaGCGCATGGGCTGATGGGAATGAATGGGAGGTTTGCATCCATCTGCAGGGATGCCATAGCGTCGGAGGCCGGCGCTGCTAGAGCTGCTATGGCCTTCCTTTGATGAACTTCATGATTGGGCCACGATCCCCTGTTGAAAAACCTTGTTTTCGCAGGCGTCCTGTCGGCTCACAAGATAATAGCCAGCTCCCCGGAAATGGACCTGCCCACGGTGTCTGCGCTCAGGGTAGGATggatggagaggagtgggaaAAGTGTGACCCGAGGTTACCCTGCGTCTGGCTGGCTCAGACCTTCCCCTAGGGAAGGTCATCATTACAAGCCTCCCACCTTCTTTGGGGCAGCGTTGTGTGGTGGGAACCCCCAGGCAAAGTTAGGGTCGGATCCAGGCCCTAGGGTATATAGGAATGATTATTTCTGTTTGCTAGTCTACTTAGCTTGGAACTCAATACATAGTCCATCTAAGTATGAAATCATCTGCTTCagctttccaagtgttgggaatTACAGGCAGAAGTCACCGAGTGAGccagagatttattttttcttcattgattAGTTGTGGGACACTGAAGTCCTCAGACACTCGGGGCTGTTTCCTTATTCTATAGCCTTTTACTGTTGAAAAGGACGGTGTTGGATAAGGACCTAGTGAGTTAGTTTCTTTCAGTAAGACTTAATATCCCGAGTCTTATAAAATCTGGCCACTGTGGTGCAGGACAGTCAATGAATCAATGGTTGTGCCTAGTACTGGCTTATGTCCCTAACTCTGTAGGGTCCTGACACTCACTTTGGGGTCCTACAGGGGAGCCCTGTAAAGGCTTGGTACTCTGGTAAACTAAGGTATTCTAGCTGTTAGGTTGGGAGTGGGCTTTGTGTAACTCCGCTCCCAGACCCCTTGTGCTGAGACCTCTGCCTGAGCTCTTTCCACCATGGGGGCTCTCACCTGGCAAAGGGGTGTCGGAAAATTGCTGGGGTTGAGGGAGCAGCCACTTTTCTGGGCACCATGGAGAATGCTTGTCCTGTGTAACATCTTTGCCTTCTTGCCCAGTGGCTGGAATGGAAAATTATCACTTGGGGGTAATCATGGAGCCCTGAAGGGACAGAATAAAGGGTTTTGGTTGCAGCGGTCAGAGGAGGGGTTAGCTGTTCCCTGGGAGGTGTGGGCTCAGCCCTAATACCTGACACTATTGACTGGATCCCTCTTCTCCCGCAGAAGATGGGCGTGAATCTGACTCGAAGCAATAAGGACACTGTGCGGCACAGTGATGTTCTGTTCCTGGCTGTGAAGCCCCACATCATCCCCTTCATCCTGGATGAGATTGGGGCCGACGTGCAAGAGAGGCACATCGTGGTCTCCTGTGCAGCCGGAGTCACCATCAGTTCTGTGGAGAAGGTGCTAATGCCCCGATGCCCATTgggtgagaggagggggtggTTTGTGAGTGGCTGCTGATGAGACACACCTGGGGGAGCTGTGCCCTCGGTACTTAGTTGGCTTGCTCTCCTGTTCTAGAAGCTGATGGCGTTCCAGCCGGCCCCCAAGGTAATCCGCTGCATGACCAACACCCCTGTGGTAGTCCGAGAGGGGGCCACCGTGTATGCTACGGGCACCCACGCTCTGGTGGAAGATGGGAAGCTCCTGGAGCAGCTGATGAGCAGCGTGGGCTTCTGCACGGAGGTGGAGGAGGACCTCATTGACGCCATCACGGGGCTCAGTGGCAGTGGGCCTGCCTATGTGAGTGGTCCTCGCTTGCCCCCTAGGCTACAGGAGGGACAGAAGGGCTCATCTTCTGAGCAAGGCTGGTTCGTGGGAGGGACTGACCCTGAGGACTGGTTCTAGTCACCAGAGAAAACTGCCTCTGGGGCATGGGTCCTTGGTGCTTGTGTCCTGGGTTCAGAGCATGTTTCCACAGGCATTCATGGCTCTGGATGCCCTGGCAGATGGTGGTGTGAAGATGGGCGTGCCTCGGCGTCTGGCAGTCCGGCTGGGAGCTCAGGCCTTGCTGGTTGGTATCTTTGTGTTTGGCCTGAGGGCTGTGTTTTGGGGGTTACTGAGCTTCGGGCTGAGGTTAGTTCTGATGGCTCTTTGTGCTGCAGGGAGCAGCTAAGATGCTACTAGACTCAGAGGACCATCCAGGCCAGCTTAAGGACAACGTCTGCTCCCCCGGGGGGGCCACGATCCATGCCCTACACTTCCTAGAGAGTGGGGGCTTCCGCTCTCTGCTCATCAATGCAGTTGAGGCCTCCTGTATCCGAACAAGGTGGGTATGACCCGCCCTCCCCTTCCTGAATTCTTCCATTTCCAGCCTGCCCTACGATGGGCTGGTTCTGCTTTTCTTAGATCTTGTGAGTGATGTTTTAGATCTTAGCTCTCACGAGTCTGCTCTCTTGGTGACCACAGTTTGCTTGGCTTTTCTGAGCTAAGGGTTTGGTAGCCTCCTTCACTTGGTTCTTACCACAGTAAGCCACAGTGCTATGAATAGTTTTGATTCGTAGGTGGGGAAGTTTAAGGTCAAACAGATAAATGATGGAGGTGGGATTCAACTCCTGCCCGGTGTAACTTTTCGCTCAGACTCTGTAATTCCCATACTCCCTTTCCTGTGTGGTCCCCAATATCACTGGATGCTGTTTAGCTTGGATCACACGAGATAAATGTGACATTCCTTGCTTGGTTAAAGAGGACTCTTGAGAAGCCTGGCGCCTTTTTGGTTTGTGATTCTGAGTTCAGGTGGTGTCAGGGTGAGGGTTTGGGACTGTATGGCTAGAAGCTTCAAAGCTGTAACTCCAAGGTTTATCACCATCCCTGTGGGGCTTTGTCTACAGAGAGCTGCAGTCCATGGCTGATCAAGAAAAGGTCTCCCCTGCTGCTCTTAAGAAGACCCTCCTGGACAGAGTGAAGCTGGAGTCACCCACAGTGTCCACCCTAGCCCTGCCTGGCTCAGGGAAGCTCCTCACGAGAAGCCCCGCCCAGGGAAGCAAGAAGGACTGAGGGGTACCCTGGGGTGGCCCTGTCCCCAGCAATGCAGGGAGGTGCAGGCTCAGGTCTGGGGGTGAAAGCTGCTTGGATCTGTTCACTTGATGGCACCGAGTTCTCTCGTCCCCTAGCAGCAGGTGCTCTGAAGAGGCAGCTAATCCAGAAGCCAGGTTGTCCTGCGCCTCTCTGAGAGAGGTGGGAGGCCCTGCGTTACCATCCCTGTCAGCAGATGTCTGTGGAGAGCTCTAGTTAGATCCCAAGGGTGTTCCATTTCACCTCAAGAggtgagaagaagagagggaaggccaGCCTCTGAATTAAAATATGTAGAAGAAGTGGCTTAGTGTTGCAGTTGAAAATGTGGGGAATCCCATGATGCTTTTGCTTAGCTCTGGCTTCACCGCTGTCCATTAGAAGGTAATGTTCATTCCTAGTTCTTACAGCtttaataaagattttatttatttttgagatagagtcttggtataggaggtccttttgtctatgtgctgctttcattggttaatgaataaagaagctgccttggcctgttgatatgtgggtggggaaaattaaacagaatgctgggaggaagaaggcagagtcagagagacgccatggagctgccagagacagacgctgggaattttacctggtaaaccactgccatgtggcaatacacagattaatagaaatgggttaaattaagatgtaagaattagccaataagaaactagagctaatgggccaagcagtgatttaattaatgcagtttctgtgtggttatttcaggtgtaagctagctgggccgCTGGGccgaacaagcgggccctcctaaGTACTTGTGCACCCAACCTGGCACTACAAACACCCATATCTGACGGTTTCCTCTAatttgttatgcccagatcatggagtccccccaaaaccaattAGGAGACTGAGTTTtgtgtgtaaaagcaaagaacctttattcttacacaagttagTGAACTCGGACTCTTCGTATGCCCAAAGTATTGGAATGATCAGAGAGCCCCCagctcagttggggttgggtttttatagtagcaaaggtaggggtgagggatttctaaggttcagaactcctgattggctgacatttgtctaggagtgtcctggtgaaaagcgatgggtgtgtgatggcaggtgatcctgtctacaatggttggaaaGTTCGGAATTTCCTTTGGACAGTCTGTTCCTGGGTGGCGCCTGgatagtctcagtttgtggtctttcttagaACTTAGGGTAAACTACCGAGTCTTGGGCCTCTCTTGAgtttgtcatggctgggtcctataAATGCAGATCCCGATCTGTGAGGGAAAATTAAATGGAGGTACAGAAAGACCATTGCTGGTTCAGTTCTCACTGAGCATGGTGGACATTTGTGTAACAAGCCAGGGGCGAGGGACAGGTGTGAGGCCAGAGAGGCAGGGGGTTGTGGTCAGACACAGGTCTGCAAAGATAAGGGACTTTTTCAGCTAGAGAAAAGATGGCACAGGGCAAGGTGGCTAAGGCATGATCTCAGAATGTGACCCTTAAGTGTGGGTAAAATAGGGGGAGTGAGGGACgaagagttgtgtgtgtgtgccaggtgtGGAGGCTGCACctggaagagtgtgtgtgtgtgccaggtgtGGAGGCTGCACctggaagagtgtgtgtgtgtgccaggtgtGGAGGCTGCACCTGGAAGAGCGTGTGTGTGCCAGGTGTGGAGGCTGCACCTggaagagcgtgtgtgtgtgtgccaggtgtGAAGGCTGCACCTGGAAGAGCGTGTGTGTGCCAGGTGTGGAGGCTGCACCTggaagagcgtgtgtgtgtgccgggTATGGAGGCTGCACCTggaagagcgtgtgtgtgtgtgtgtgtcaggtgtggaGACTGCACctggaagagtgtgtgtgtgtgtgctgggtgtggaGACTGCACctggaagagtgtgtgtgtgtgtgccaggtgtGGAGGCTGCACCTggaagagcgtgtgtgtgtgtgccaggtgtGGAGGCTGCACCTGGAAGAGCGTGTGTGTGCCGGGTGTGGAGGCTGCACCTGgaagaacgtgtgtgtgtgtgtgtgtgtgtgtgtgtgtgtgtgtgtgtgtgccaggtgtGGAGGCTGCACCTGGAagagtgtgtgtgtcaggtgtggaGACTGCACCTGGAAGGTGGGTATATTCACAGGGAGATTAAGCAGGGAGGAAGCACCACTAATCTTTgtcaaataaagaaaactgagtggCTCAGGAGATGGCGCTGTGGGGAAGGGCTGAGCTCCATTCCTAGCGCCCATGTCAAAAACTGGGCATGGCAGTGTGTAGCTTCCCTCTCACTGCTGGGGAGGTAGGGAGCGCGGCCCTGGGCATGCTGGCCAGCATATCTCGCAGAGTCAGCGAGCGCCAGTGAatccagagaccctgtctcaaaaacaaggtgggagctggagagagggttcagtggtCAAAGCGGTTgctgtacacatgtgtgtttgaaTCCCCAGAGGCCATGTTCAGCTTCCTCCTGTGGGAGACGGGAGACCAAGACAGGAGAATCCCAGCAGGCTGTGGGCCAACTAGCGTGGTTGGTTTATTCAACAGGCCAAAGAGAACCTGCCTCAGATAAGGTGGAGGCGAGGACTAACAGCCAAGGTTGTCTGTCATCTGACCTCACACATATGTATGAACAcgcatcatacacacacagagaaaacaaatgaataaaactttaaaaaggaaaaatctaaGTGGTAAACAGCTGAAAAAGAGAAGACTCCTGACTTTGACATCTAGTCTCTAGACGCACAGGCACAGACACgcgtgtggacacacacacaagcatgtggacacacacacaagcatgtggaCACACACGGCCACCACATGCACCTGTGCCCAGACAAACATGTGCAGACATATATGTACacacgaaagaaagaaaaacaaaatacaatgcTGTACATTcgtgaaaatgtcacaatgaaacccattgCTTTGTATGTTAAATAAGTTtttagagctgggcatggtgatgcgtacctttaatcccagcacgtgggaggcagaggcagatggattgctgtgagttcaaggccaccctgtctcaaaaaaataaaataaaataaaaagaaaggaaggaaggaaggaaagaaggaaggaaggaaggaagaaagagaaagaaagaaagaaagaaagaaagaaagaaagaaagaaagaaagaaagaattttaaatgggAGCGGGGGATGGTGGAGAAAACTCTGTTGGGACCATAACTGTTGCCTTACAGCCATCTGGATGATAAAGGCCAGGGCCTGGTCAAGTGCAATTAACAAAAGCTAAGGATCCTTGGCTTCCCCCGCAGTGCTCATCAGGACTGATTGTTTAAGAGTTAATCTGTGTGATGCAAAGCTCACAGGTCCACAGGGTCCCGACTGTGTGCTCAGCCAGAGCACAATACCCCACACTTAGCAGGTGCTTGGTGGGGCTGGTTGGGCCCTGAGATGGGGACAAGGTGAGACGGAGTAGGCGTGACAGCACGCCAAACCTAGCTTCGTCCTAGCTCATTtcgtttcctttcctttcttcttttctttccttccttctccttttccttttccctttccctctgccctcctaccctgtgtgtgtgtgtgtgtgtgtgtgtgtgtgtgtgtgtgtgcacaaacacccATGGAAGAACACTAAGTATATCTActtctgagccacaccccagcccctctgtGATGCC contains:
- the Pycr2 gene encoding pyrroline-5-carboxylate reductase 2: MSVGFIGAGQLTCALARGFTAAGVLSAHKIIASSPEMDLPTVSALRKMGVNLTRSNKDTVRHSDVLFLAVKPHIIPFILDEIGADVQERHIVVSCAAGVTISSVEKKLMAFQPAPKVIRCMTNTPVVVREGATVYATGTHALVEDGKLLEQLMSSVGFCTEVEEDLIDAITGLSGSGPAYAFMALDALADGGVKMGVPRRLAVRLGAQALLGAAKMLLDSEDHPGQLKDNVCSPGGATIHALHFLESGGFRSLLINAVEASCIRTRELQSMADQEKVSPAALKKTLLDRVKLESPTVSTLALPGSGKLLTRSPAQGSKKD